One genomic window of Burkholderia diffusa includes the following:
- the upp gene encoding uracil phosphoribosyltransferase, whose protein sequence is MKQDSRFPNLFITDHPLIQHKLTHMRDKDTSTRTFRELLREITLLMGYEITRNLPITTKRVETPLVAVDAPVIAGKKLAIVPVLRAGIGMSDGLLDLVPSARVGHIGVYRAEDHRPVEYLVRLPDLEDRIFILCDPMVATGYSAVHAVDVLKRRNVPAANIMFVALVAAPEGVQVFQDAHPDVKLFVASLDSHLNEHAYIVPGLGDAGDRLFGTKN, encoded by the coding sequence ATGAAACAGGACAGCCGTTTCCCGAATCTCTTCATCACCGATCACCCGCTGATCCAGCACAAGCTGACCCACATGCGCGACAAGGACACGTCGACGCGCACGTTCCGCGAACTGCTGCGCGAGATCACGCTGCTGATGGGCTACGAGATCACCCGCAACCTCCCGATCACGACCAAGCGGGTCGAAACCCCGCTCGTGGCGGTCGACGCGCCGGTGATCGCGGGCAAGAAGCTCGCGATCGTGCCCGTGCTGCGCGCCGGCATCGGGATGTCGGACGGCCTGCTCGACCTGGTGCCGTCCGCGCGCGTCGGCCACATCGGCGTCTACCGCGCCGAGGATCACCGTCCGGTCGAATACCTGGTGCGCCTGCCCGATCTCGAGGATCGCATCTTCATCCTGTGCGACCCGATGGTCGCGACCGGTTATTCGGCCGTGCACGCGGTCGACGTTCTCAAGCGCCGCAACGTGCCGGCCGCGAACATCATGTTCGTCGCGCTGGTCGCCGCTCCCGAGGGTGTGCAGGTGTTCCAGGACGCGCACCCCGACGTGAAGCTGTTCGTCGCGTCGCTCGACTCGCACCTGAACGAGCACGCGTACATCGTGCCGGGCCTGGGCGACGCGGGCGACCGCCTGTTCGGCACCAAGAACTGA
- a CDS encoding YebC/PmpR family DNA-binding transcriptional regulator, whose protein sequence is MAGHSKWANIKHKKAAADAKRGKIWTRLIKEIQVAARLGGGDASSNPRLRLAVDKAADANMPKDNVKRAIDRGVGGADGANYEEIRYEGYGIGGAAVIVDTLTDNRTRTVAEVRHAFSKFGGNMGTDGSVAFMFDHVGQFLFAPGTSEDALMEAALEAGADDVSTNDDGSIEVLCDWQAFSAVKDALEAAGFKAELAEVTMKPQNEVEFTGDDAAKMQKLLDALENLDDVQEVYTNAIIVEE, encoded by the coding sequence ATGGCTGGTCATTCGAAATGGGCCAACATCAAGCATAAGAAGGCAGCGGCCGACGCGAAGCGCGGCAAGATCTGGACCCGCCTGATCAAGGAAATCCAGGTCGCGGCCCGCCTCGGCGGCGGCGACGCCAGTTCGAACCCGCGTCTGCGCCTCGCCGTCGACAAGGCGGCCGACGCAAACATGCCGAAAGACAACGTCAAGCGCGCGATCGACCGCGGCGTCGGCGGCGCGGACGGCGCGAACTACGAGGAAATCCGCTACGAAGGCTACGGCATCGGCGGCGCGGCGGTCATCGTCGACACGCTGACCGACAACCGCACCCGCACGGTCGCGGAAGTCCGTCACGCATTCTCGAAGTTCGGCGGCAACATGGGCACCGACGGTTCGGTCGCGTTCATGTTCGATCACGTCGGCCAGTTCCTGTTCGCGCCCGGCACGTCGGAAGACGCGCTGATGGAAGCGGCGCTCGAAGCCGGCGCGGACGACGTCAGCACGAACGACGACGGCTCGATCGAAGTGCTGTGCGACTGGCAGGCCTTCTCGGCGGTGAAGGATGCGCTCGAAGCCGCGGGCTTCAAGGCCGAGCTCGCCGAAGTGACGATGAAGCCGCAGAACGAAGTCGAATTCACCGGCGACGATGCGGCGAAGATGCAGAAGCTCCTGGACGCGCTCGAGAACCTCGACGACGTGCAGGAGGTGTATACGAACGCCATCATCGTCGAGGAATGA
- the purD gene encoding phosphoribosylamine--glycine ligase, with the protein MKLLVVGSGGREHALAWKLAQSPRVQMVYVAPGNGGTAQDERLKNVDITSLDALADFAESEGVAFTLVGPEAPLAAGIVNLFRARGLKVFGPTREAAQLESSKDFAKAFMKRHGIPTADYETFSDAAAAHAYIDAKGAPIVVKADGLAAGKGVVVAMSLEEAHAAVDMMLSGNKLGDAGARVVIEEFLDGEEASFIVMVDGKHALALASSQDHKRLLDEDRGPNTGGMGAYSPAPIVTPQMHARVMREIIMPTVRGMEKDGIRFTGFLYAGLMIDKEGNPRTLEFNCRMGDPETQPIMARLKSDFSKVVEQAIAGTLDTVELDWDRRTALGVVLAAHGYPDAPRKGDRINGIPAETEQAVTFHAGTTLAEGDKLVTSGGRVLCVVGLADSVREAQQHAYDTINQINFEGMQYRRDIGFRALNRKSA; encoded by the coding sequence ATGAAACTACTCGTCGTCGGTTCCGGCGGCCGCGAACATGCGCTGGCGTGGAAGCTCGCGCAATCGCCGCGTGTCCAGATGGTCTACGTCGCGCCCGGCAATGGCGGCACGGCGCAGGACGAGCGTCTGAAGAACGTCGACATCACGTCGCTGGACGCGCTGGCCGATTTCGCGGAAAGCGAAGGCGTCGCGTTCACGCTCGTCGGGCCGGAAGCGCCGCTCGCGGCCGGCATCGTCAACCTGTTCCGCGCGCGCGGCCTGAAGGTGTTTGGCCCGACCCGCGAAGCCGCGCAGCTCGAAAGCTCGAAGGATTTCGCGAAAGCGTTCATGAAGCGCCACGGCATCCCGACCGCCGACTACGAAACCTTCTCCGACGCCGCCGCCGCACACGCGTACATCGACGCGAAGGGGGCGCCGATCGTCGTGAAGGCCGACGGCCTTGCGGCCGGCAAGGGCGTCGTCGTCGCGATGTCGCTGGAAGAAGCGCATGCCGCGGTCGACATGATGCTGTCGGGCAACAAGCTCGGCGACGCCGGTGCGCGCGTCGTGATCGAGGAATTCCTCGACGGCGAGGAAGCAAGCTTCATCGTGATGGTCGATGGCAAGCATGCGCTGGCGCTGGCTTCCAGCCAGGACCACAAGCGCCTGCTCGACGAGGATCGCGGCCCGAACACGGGCGGCATGGGCGCCTATTCGCCCGCGCCGATCGTCACGCCGCAGATGCACGCGCGCGTGATGCGCGAAATCATCATGCCGACGGTGCGCGGGATGGAGAAGGACGGCATCCGCTTCACGGGCTTCCTGTATGCGGGCCTGATGATCGACAAGGAAGGCAATCCGCGCACGCTCGAGTTCAACTGCCGGATGGGCGACCCCGAGACGCAGCCGATCATGGCGCGCCTGAAAAGCGATTTCTCGAAGGTCGTCGAACAGGCGATCGCGGGCACGCTCGACACGGTCGAACTCGACTGGGACCGCCGCACCGCGCTCGGCGTCGTGCTGGCCGCGCACGGCTATCCGGACGCGCCGCGCAAGGGCGACCGCATCAACGGAATCCCGGCCGAAACCGAACAGGCCGTGACGTTCCATGCGGGCACGACGCTCGCCGAAGGCGACAAGCTCGTCACGTCGGGCGGCCGCGTGCTGTGCGTGGTCGGCCTCGCCGATTCGGTGCGCGAAGCGCAGCAGCATGCGTACGACACGATCAACCAGATCAATTTCGAAGGCATGCAGTACCGTCGCGACATCGGCTTCCGCGCGCTGAACCGCAAGAGCGCGTGA
- the hemF gene encoding oxygen-dependent coproporphyrinogen oxidase, with the protein MTDSTYDVARVRTYLQGLQTRIADALGALDGTPLATDAWQRGPQERLRGGGCTRILEGGRVFERAGIGFSDVAGDALPPSASAARPQLAGRGFEALGVSLVLHPRNPYCPTVHMNVRMLIATKPGEAPIFWFGGGMDLTPVYPFEDDARHFHQTCKDALDPFGAELYPRFKTWCDEYFFLKHRNETRGIGGIFFDDFSEPGFERSFEMMQGVGDAFLNAYLPIVERRIALPYGEREREFQAYRRGRYVEFNLVFDRGTLFGLQSGGRTESILMSMPPVANWRYNWQPEPGSPEARLSEFLVPRDWV; encoded by the coding sequence ATGACCGATTCGACCTACGACGTGGCGCGCGTGCGCACGTACCTCCAGGGCCTGCAGACACGCATCGCCGACGCGCTCGGCGCGCTCGACGGCACGCCGCTCGCGACCGATGCGTGGCAGCGCGGGCCGCAAGAGCGCCTGCGCGGCGGCGGCTGCACGCGGATTCTCGAAGGCGGCCGCGTGTTCGAGCGCGCGGGGATCGGCTTTTCCGACGTCGCGGGCGACGCGCTGCCGCCGTCGGCGAGCGCCGCGCGCCCGCAGCTGGCCGGCCGCGGCTTCGAGGCGCTCGGCGTGTCGCTCGTGCTGCACCCGCGCAACCCGTACTGCCCGACGGTGCACATGAACGTGCGGATGCTGATCGCGACGAAACCGGGCGAGGCCCCGATCTTCTGGTTCGGCGGCGGCATGGATCTGACACCCGTTTATCCATTCGAGGACGACGCGCGGCATTTCCACCAGACCTGCAAGGACGCGCTCGATCCGTTCGGTGCCGAGCTCTATCCGCGTTTCAAGACGTGGTGCGACGAGTATTTCTTCCTGAAGCACCGCAACGAGACGCGTGGCATCGGCGGGATCTTCTTCGACGATTTCTCCGAGCCCGGATTCGAACGCTCGTTCGAGATGATGCAAGGCGTCGGCGACGCGTTCCTGAACGCGTATTTGCCGATCGTCGAACGCCGGATCGCGCTGCCGTACGGCGAGCGTGAACGCGAGTTCCAGGCTTATCGGCGCGGCCGCTACGTGGAATTCAACCTCGTGTTCGACCGCGGCACGCTGTTCGGCCTGCAAAGCGGCGGACGGACGGAGTCGATCCTGATGTCGATGCCGCCGGTCGCGAACTGGCGCTACAACTGGCAACCCGAGCCGGGCTCGCCCGAAGCGCGCCTGAGCGAGTTCCTCGTGCCGCGCGACTGGGTCTAA
- a CDS encoding nicotinate-nucleotide adenylyltransferase, whose protein sequence is MNTTARPAPQPRPPLRRIGLLGGTFDPIHDGHLALARRFADELGLTELALLPAGQPYQKRDVSAAEHRLAMTRAAADSLSLPGVTVTVATDEIEHAGPTYTVETLARWRERIGPDASLSLLIGADQLVRLDTWRDWRRLFDYAHICAATRPGFDLGTASPDVAREIARRQAGADVLKATPAGHLLIDTTLAFDIAATDIRAHLRECIARHAQMPDASAEHVPAAVWAYILQHRLYHS, encoded by the coding sequence CTGAACACCACCGCCCGCCCCGCCCCGCAGCCGCGCCCGCCGTTACGTCGCATCGGCCTGCTGGGCGGCACGTTCGATCCGATCCACGACGGCCACCTCGCGCTCGCGCGCCGGTTCGCCGACGAGCTCGGCCTGACCGAGCTCGCGCTGCTGCCCGCCGGACAGCCTTACCAGAAGCGCGATGTGTCGGCCGCCGAGCATCGGCTCGCGATGACGCGCGCCGCTGCCGATTCGCTGTCGCTGCCCGGCGTGACGGTCACCGTCGCCACCGACGAGATCGAACATGCGGGGCCGACCTATACGGTCGAGACGCTTGCGCGCTGGCGCGAGCGGATCGGCCCCGATGCTTCGCTGTCGCTGCTGATCGGCGCCGACCAGCTGGTGAGGCTCGACACGTGGCGCGACTGGCGCAGGCTGTTCGACTACGCTCACATCTGCGCGGCAACGCGCCCGGGCTTCGACCTCGGCACGGCGTCGCCTGACGTCGCACGCGAAATCGCCCGGCGTCAGGCCGGCGCCGACGTGCTGAAAGCGACGCCGGCCGGCCACCTGCTGATCGACACGACGCTGGCGTTCGATATCGCCGCAACCGACATCCGTGCGCACCTGCGCGAATGCATCGCGCGTCACGCGCAAATGCCCGATGCGTCGGCCGAGCATGTGCCGGCCGCCGTCTGGGCCTATATTCTTCAACATCGTCTCTACCATTCCTGA
- the rsfS gene encoding ribosome silencing factor: MDIRKLQRVIVDALEDIKAQDIKVFNTSHLTELFDRVIVASGTSNRQTKALASSVRDKVKEAGGDIVSSEGEDTGEWVLVDCGDAVVHILQPALRQYYNLEEIWGDKPVRMKLGGGKGPNGVATAGEDEDEEEEAPARPARKTAARRR; this comes from the coding sequence ATGGATATCCGCAAACTGCAGCGCGTGATCGTCGACGCTCTCGAAGACATCAAGGCGCAAGACATCAAGGTGTTCAACACCAGCCACCTCACCGAACTGTTCGACCGCGTGATCGTCGCGTCGGGCACGTCGAACCGCCAGACCAAGGCGCTCGCGTCGAGTGTGCGCGACAAGGTCAAGGAAGCCGGCGGCGACATCGTCAGCTCCGAGGGCGAAGACACGGGCGAATGGGTGCTGGTCGACTGCGGCGACGCGGTCGTGCACATCCTGCAACCGGCACTGCGCCAGTACTACAACCTCGAGGAAATCTGGGGCGACAAGCCCGTGCGGATGAAGCTCGGCGGCGGCAAGGGTCCGAACGGCGTCGCGACGGCCGGCGAAGACGAGGACGAAGAGGAAGAAGCGCCCGCACGCCCTGCGCGCAAGACGGCGGCCCGCCGCCGCTGA
- the rlmH gene encoding 23S rRNA (pseudouridine(1915)-N(3))-methyltransferase RlmH, which translates to MKLFILAVGHKMPGWIASGFDEYTKRMPPELRIELREIKPELRSGGRSAESVMAAERQKIEAALPKGARIVALDERGRDWTTMQLAQALPGWQQDGRDVAFVIGGADGLDPELKARADLLLRISSMTLPHGMVRVLLAEQLYRAWSITQNHPYHRA; encoded by the coding sequence ATGAAGCTTTTCATCCTCGCGGTCGGCCACAAGATGCCCGGCTGGATCGCGTCCGGCTTCGACGAATACACGAAGCGCATGCCGCCCGAGCTGCGCATCGAGCTGCGCGAGATCAAGCCCGAACTGCGTTCGGGCGGCCGCAGCGCGGAAAGCGTGATGGCCGCCGAGCGGCAGAAGATCGAGGCCGCGCTGCCGAAGGGCGCGCGCATCGTCGCGCTCGACGAGCGCGGCCGCGACTGGACCACGATGCAGCTCGCTCAGGCGCTGCCCGGCTGGCAGCAGGATGGTCGTGACGTCGCGTTCGTGATCGGCGGCGCCGACGGACTCGATCCGGAACTCAAGGCGCGCGCCGACCTGCTGCTGCGCATCTCGAGCATGACGCTGCCGCACGGGATGGTGCGCGTGTTGCTTGCCGAACAGCTTTACCGGGCGTGGAGCATCACGCAGAATCACCCTTATCATCGCGCATGA
- a CDS encoding Maf family protein: MPSSTPPALFPILYLASQSPRRQELLLQIGVRFELLLPRPDEDAEALEAELPGEAADAYVRRVTVAKAEAARARLVASGKPAAPVLVADTTVTIDGAILGKPADADDALAMLTRLAGREHEVLTAVAVIGADGELLPPALSRSSVRFAATPRDAFERYVDTREPFGKAGAYAIQGRAAEFIERIEGSHSGIMGLPLFETAALLRAARVDF; this comes from the coding sequence ATGCCGTCCAGCACGCCTCCTGCCCTTTTCCCGATCCTCTATCTCGCTTCGCAAAGCCCGCGCCGCCAGGAGCTGCTGCTGCAGATCGGCGTGCGGTTCGAATTGCTGCTGCCGCGTCCCGACGAGGACGCCGAGGCGCTCGAAGCCGAACTGCCCGGCGAAGCCGCCGATGCGTACGTCCGGCGTGTGACCGTCGCGAAGGCCGAGGCCGCGCGTGCGCGCCTCGTCGCGAGCGGCAAACCGGCCGCGCCGGTGCTGGTTGCGGACACCACCGTGACGATCGACGGCGCGATCCTCGGCAAGCCCGCCGACGCCGACGACGCGCTCGCGATGCTGACGCGCCTCGCGGGCCGCGAACACGAGGTGCTGACCGCGGTCGCGGTCATCGGCGCCGACGGCGAACTGCTGCCGCCCGCGCTGTCGCGCTCGTCGGTGCGCTTCGCAGCCACGCCGCGCGACGCGTTCGAACGCTACGTCGACACCCGTGAACCGTTCGGCAAGGCCGGCGCCTACGCGATCCAGGGGCGCGCGGCCGAATTCATCGAGCGAATCGAAGGCTCCCATTCGGGTATCATGGGTCTGCCCCTCTTTGAGACCGCGGCACTGCTGCGCGCCGCGCGCGTCGACTTCTGA
- the rng gene encoding ribonuclease G translates to MNEEILINLTPQETRVALVQQGAVQELHVERTLSRGRVGNIYLGKVVRVLPGMQSAFIDIGLERAAFLHVADIWHPRLAGEPQSGAPHQPIEKTVFEGQTLMVQVIKDPIGTKGARLSTQVSIAGRTLVYLPQEPHIGISQKIESEAEREAVRARLTAVIPPDEKGGYIVRTIAEDATSDELAADVTYLRKTWATIVAQAQRLPATSLLYQDLDLAQRVLRDFANDDTTRIQVDSRETYQRLAEFAGEFTPAVSPKLHHYTGERPLFDLYNIETEIQRALSRRVDLKSGGYLMIDQTEAMTTIDVNTGGYVGARNFDDTIFKTNLEAAHTIARQLRLRNLGGIIIIDFIDMENAEHRDAVLSELKKALSRDRTRVTVNGFSQLGLVEMTRKRTRESLAHVLCEPCPTCQGKGQVKTSRTVCYDILREILRESRQFNPREFRVIAAQQVIDLFLDEESQHLAMLIDFIGKPVSLQVESNLSQEQYDIVLM, encoded by the coding sequence ATGAACGAAGAAATCCTGATCAACCTCACGCCGCAGGAAACGCGGGTCGCACTCGTGCAGCAAGGCGCGGTGCAGGAGCTTCACGTCGAGCGCACGCTGTCGCGCGGGCGGGTCGGCAACATCTACCTCGGCAAGGTCGTGCGCGTGCTGCCCGGCATGCAGTCGGCGTTCATCGACATCGGCCTCGAGCGCGCGGCGTTCCTGCACGTCGCGGACATCTGGCATCCGCGCCTCGCGGGCGAGCCGCAGTCGGGCGCGCCGCACCAGCCGATCGAGAAGACCGTGTTCGAAGGCCAGACGCTGATGGTCCAGGTGATCAAGGATCCGATCGGCACGAAGGGGGCGCGACTGTCGACGCAGGTCAGCATCGCGGGCCGCACGCTCGTGTACCTGCCGCAGGAGCCGCACATCGGCATCTCGCAGAAGATCGAGAGCGAGGCCGAGCGCGAGGCCGTGCGCGCACGGCTGACCGCCGTGATCCCGCCGGACGAGAAAGGCGGCTACATCGTGCGCACGATTGCCGAGGACGCGACCTCGGACGAACTGGCCGCCGACGTCACCTACCTGCGCAAGACCTGGGCAACGATCGTCGCGCAAGCGCAGCGGCTGCCGGCGACGAGCCTGCTGTATCAGGATCTCGACCTGGCGCAGCGCGTGCTGCGCGATTTCGCGAACGACGACACGACGCGCATCCAGGTCGATTCGCGGGAGACCTACCAGCGCCTCGCGGAATTCGCGGGTGAGTTCACGCCGGCGGTAAGCCCGAAGTTGCATCACTACACCGGCGAGCGGCCGCTGTTCGACTTGTACAACATCGAGACGGAGATCCAGCGCGCGCTGTCGCGACGCGTCGACCTGAAGTCGGGCGGCTATCTGATGATCGACCAGACCGAGGCGATGACGACGATCGACGTGAACACCGGCGGCTACGTCGGTGCACGCAACTTCGACGACACGATCTTCAAGACCAACCTCGAGGCCGCGCATACGATCGCGCGGCAGCTGCGTCTGCGCAACCTCGGCGGGATCATCATCATCGACTTCATCGACATGGAGAACGCCGAGCATCGCGACGCGGTGCTGTCCGAGCTGAAGAAGGCGCTGTCGCGCGATCGTACGCGCGTGACGGTCAACGGCTTCTCGCAGCTAGGGCTCGTCGAGATGACGCGCAAGCGCACGCGCGAATCGCTCGCGCACGTGCTGTGCGAGCCGTGCCCGACCTGCCAGGGCAAGGGCCAGGTGAAGACGTCGCGCACCGTGTGCTACGACATCCTGCGCGAGATCCTGCGCGAATCGCGCCAGTTCAACCCGCGCGAATTCCGCGTGATCGCGGCGCAACAGGTGATCGATCTGTTCCTCGACGAGGAGTCGCAGCATCTCGCGATGCTGATCGACTTCATCGGCAAGCCGGTATCGCTGCAGGTCGAGTCGAACCTGAGCCAGGAGCAGTACGATATCGTGCTGATGTGA
- a CDS encoding YggL family protein, producing MSKRYNRRQRKKLHIAEFQELAFNATAQYRNELSDLERGQLIDAFIDFVEANGLLTVASADEGIGAYVISGAPRGTTTDADRENVRAWLAARPELTDVQVSEFTDAWYPEA from the coding sequence ATGAGCAAACGCTACAACCGCCGCCAACGCAAGAAACTCCACATCGCCGAGTTCCAGGAACTCGCGTTCAACGCGACTGCGCAATACCGCAACGAACTGTCCGACCTCGAGCGCGGCCAACTGATCGATGCGTTCATCGATTTCGTCGAAGCGAACGGGCTGTTGACCGTCGCGTCGGCCGACGAAGGAATCGGCGCTTACGTGATCTCCGGCGCGCCGCGCGGCACGACGACCGACGCCGATCGCGAGAACGTGCGCGCATGGCTGGCCGCACGCCCTGAGCTGACCGACGTTCAGGTCAGCGAATTCACCGACGCGTGGTATCCGGAAGCCTGA